In Ananas comosus cultivar F153 linkage group 10, ASM154086v1, whole genome shotgun sequence, the following proteins share a genomic window:
- the LOC109716796 gene encoding SET and MYND domain-containing protein 4-like yields the protein MERLKSLIPNDLKHAIGESTTEKLALTCSSLLHFLRPLPLFHQVIEELTGSEMALCRKSQKAALDLKLEGNRYFSKGEFHQALSFYSQALRQLPMSFDDIDVKLGATLYVNRAAAMHKLGLFEECLRDCNRAIGLLPSYVKAWYRRGKVNASLRNYVASVSDLEVALSMESSTSGKSIIQEELKMVTGKHDGTNGARIPNNSDTEKELTSLADSHPVVLQCVSTPAKGKGMASPKDIPPASLLHTEEPLAAVVMKSCRETHCHFCFNEVPADVLFCSSCTIPIYCSQKCQEQAGGEQFCWNRAFCPAQNNFSPDLAKHITDVTSANYTKNIENDKHFEHIPEHRHECGGTNWPAVFPPDIVLAGRVVANSMEKRRLAGKISVPMENFDFAHHYDKIPPDSKLEFHMYAIVLSFCLQTYYSMDFPCTESTVSQLVLLICQIKVNSMAIIHIKSTDEAEKFKKGQKLSAVNNVLSSIEQVRVGQAIYLTGSLFNHSCQPNVHAYFLSRTLFLRSTEFVPAWSPLELSYGPQVGQMDLLERQKSLEEQYYFTCQCLSCSELNLSDLVINAFRCPKRNCLGAVVETAYQKPQHENFVQLSAKSHVCRLSLRDSVSDKEIQKVAHKLLEKSGAFSHVGPAYCLSCGSRIDLDSAIATSNNALLSIKRLKDSIILNDGIGISNALHLLDLLKSVRHPYSKLVAQAEDYIAEAFVKIGNLEPATKHCNASIKILEKLYHAKHIVVGHELIKLATIQLHLGDGTGATDSIKQVEVIFSLHYGPDVNKIFPYIGILKEDAVSIASRLSV from the exons atggagAGGTTAAAATCTCTTATCCCGAACGATCTCAAGCACGCGATCGGCGAGAGCACCACTGAGAAGCTCGCGCTCACGTGCTCTTCGCTTCTCCATTTCCTACGCCCTTTACCTCTTTTTCACCAA GTTATCGAGGAATTAACAGGTTCGGAAATGGCATTGTGTCGGAAGAGCCAAAAAGCAGCTCTTGATTTGAAGCTAGAAGGGAATAGGTACTTCTCAAAAGGAGAGTTTCATCAAGCTCTGAGCTTTTATTCTCAG GCTTTACGACAACTGCCCATGAGTTTTGATGACATAGATGTGAAGTTGGGTGCAACACTATATGTTAACCGGGCCGCTGCTATGCAT AAATTAGGTCTTTTTGAAGAGTGCCTGCGGGATTGCAACAGGGCCATTGGACTTTTGCCCAGTTATGTGAAG GCATGGTATAGGAGAGGAAAGGTAAATGCTTCTTTAAGAAACTATGTTGCTTCCGTAAGTGATTTAGAGGTTGCGTTGAGTATGGAAAGCAGCACCTCTGGCAAAAGCATCATACAAGAAGAGTTGAAGATGGTAACAGGCAAACATGATGGCACAAATGGAGCTCGCATACCGAACAATAGTGACACAGAAAAGGAATTGACATCTTTAG CTGACTCGCATCCTGTAGTACTACAATGTGTCTCAACTCCCGCTAAAGGCAAAGGAATGGCTTCTCCAAAAGACATTCCTCCAGCTTCTTTGCTTCATACTGAAGAACCACTTGCTGCG GTTGTGATGAAATCATGCCGGGAGACTCATTGCCATTTTTGCTTCAATGAAGTTCCTGCAGATGTTTTATTCTGTTCATCATGTACAATACCAATTTACTGTTCACAGAAGTGCCAAGAACAAGCTGGAGGAGAACAATTTTGTTGGAACCGAGCTTTTTGTCCTGCTCAAAACAATTTTTCTCCAGATCTTGCAAAGCATATTACGGATGTTACGAGTGCAaattataccaaaaatattgaaaatgatAAACACTTCGAGCACATTCCTGAACACAGACATGAATGTGGAGGCACAAATTGGCCCGCTGTTTTTCCCCCTGACATAGTTTTGGCCGGTCGAGTAGTGGCAAATAGTATGGAAAAAAGAAGATTAGCCGGGAAGATCTCTGTTCCTATGGAAAATTTT GATTTTGCTCACCACTATGATAAAATCCCTCCAGATAGCAAGTTGGAGTTTCATATGTATGCAATTGTCTTGTCATTCTGTCTCCAGACCTATTATAGCATGGATTTTCCATGCACTGAGTCTACAGTATCGCAG TTGGTTCTGCTAATATGCCAAATTAAGGTCAACTCGATGGCTATTATCCACATAAAATCTACAGACGAAGCTGAGAAGTTTAAGAAGGGTCAAAAACTTTCTGCAGTTAATAATGTGCTTAGTAGCATAGAGCAG GTTAGGGTTGGCCAAGCTATTTATCTCACTGGCAGTTTGTTTAATCATTCATGCCAGCCAAATGTTCACGCTTATTTTCTTTCACGTACCCTCTTTCTGCGTTCAACAGAATTTGTACCTGCGTGGTCTCCACTTGAGCTATCATATGGTCCTCAG GTCGGCCAGATGGATCTCCTGGAGAGACAGAAATCACTCGAAGAGCAGTACTATTTTACATGCCAGTGTTTAAGTTGTTCAGAGTTGAACCTCTCAGACCTTGTCATTAATGCATTTCGGTGTCCCAAGCGTAACTGTCTCGGTGCAGTGGTAGAAACTGCTTATCAAAAACCACAACATGAAAATTTTGTTCAACTATCTGCAAAATCTCATGTTTGCAGACTCTCATTGCGA GATTCTGTGAGTGACAAAGAAATTCAGAAGGTGGCCCACAAATTGCTCGAAAAATCTGGTGCCTTCTCCCATGTTGGTCCTGCATATTGCTTGAGTTGTGGCTCACGCATCGATTTAGATTCTGCCATTGCTACGTCCAACAATGCTTTGTTAAGTATCAAAAG GTTAAAGGATTCTATAATCCTGAATGATGGTATTGGAATCTCAAATGCATTGCATTTGCTTGATCTCCTTAAATCAGTTAGGCATCCATATAGCAAGCTTGTTGCTCAG GCTGAAGACTATATAGCAGAGGCCTTTGTTAAGATTGGAAATCTAGAACCTGCAACAAAGCACTGCAACGCTTCGATCAAG ATCCTTGAAAAGCTTTACCATGCCAAGCACATTGTCGTCGGACATGAGTTAATCAAGCTTGCAACTATTCAGCTGCACTTAGGTGATGGCACCGGCGCTACAGATAGCATAAAGCAAGTCGAGGTGATATTTTCACTTCATTATGGGCCTGACGTGAACAAAATATTTCCATATATTGGTATCCTGAAAGAAGATGCCGTTAGCATTGCTTCACGTTTGTCAGTATGA
- the LOC109716393 gene encoding leukocyte receptor cluster member 1 homolog: MGGHGGLNILPQKRWNVYNYENREKVRRDEEAAAREEQLKREQSRRRDAEFRLERLRQARGLAAATATSSSAAAAAATPEEAAPPSDSRHINLFDGVPDFASLAGQDEGKRPLRGEEGGDGGSRNPKRRRKEQEPPKVVAPEDEKYRLGYGVAGKGVKAPWYLRKPSASAEDALDEGAKGSGSSNGGAGSAKKSGGKKSIEELREERMKREKQEKGRERAILASMGKQRGDRRLSRRAT, from the exons ATGGGGGGGCACGGGGGGCTCAACATCCTGCCTCAGAAGCGGTGGAACGTCTACAACTACGAGAACCGCGAGAAGGTGCGCCGCGACGAGGAGGCCGCCGCGCGGGAGGAGCAGCTCAAGCGCGAGCAATCCCGCCGCCGCGACGCCGAGTTCCGCCTCGAGCGCCTCCGCCAAGCCCGCGgcctcgccgccgccaccgccacctcctcctccgccgccgccgccgccgctacgccggaggaggcggcgccgccctcCGATTCGCGGCACATCAACCTCTTCGACGGCGTCCCGGACTTCGCCTCCCTCGCCGGCCAGGACGAGGGCAAGAGGCCGCTGAGAGGCGAGGAGGGGGGCGACGGGGGCTCCAGGAACCCTAAGCGGCGGCGGAAGGAGCAGGAGCCCCCAAAGGTGGTGGCCCCCGAGGACGAGAAGTATCGGCTAGGGTATGGAGTCGCCGGGAAGGGCGTGAAGGCGCCGTGGTACCTCAGGAAACCATCGGCGTCGGCCGAGGATGCCCTAGACGAGGGTGCGAAGGGGTCCGGTTCTTCCAATGGCGGAGCCGGATCAGCGAAGAAGAGTGGGGGAAAGAAGTCGATAGAGGAGTTGAGGGAGGAGCGGATGAAGCGGGAGAAGCAGGAGAAGGGGCGGGAGCGGGCGATTCTTGCATCCATGGGTAAACAGAGAGGCGATCGGAGATTATCTAG GCGAGCTACTTAA
- the LOC109716392 gene encoding luc7-like protein 3, producing MDAQRALLDELMGAARNLTEEEKRGYREIKWDDREVCGAFMVRFCPHDLFVNTKSDLGPCPKIHDLKLKESFEKSPRHDMYVPRFEADLAQFCERLVTDLDRKVRRGRERLAQDVEVTPPAIPAEKSEQLLVLEEKIKKLLEQVETLGEAGKVDEAEALMRKVDMLNAEKTALTLQSNDKTMILPQEKKMALCEICGSFLVANDAAERTQSHVTGKQHIGYGMVRDFLNEFKAAKEKAREEERLTKEKEMEERRKRKEKEYENRGTERSGERDREHDRYKDRGSERESSRERSGTGGRDGGRGSDYRHDYNRNGRDSRRERYRNRSEDVPRDRVRERSRSRSPIRHGYRSYVEITWSSY from the exons ATGGATGCGCAAAGAGCTCTTCTCGATGAACTCATGGGCGCAG CGCGGAATCTtacggaggaggagaagaggggtTATAGAGAGATCAAATGGGACGATAGAGAGGTTTGCGGCGCTTTTATGGTGCGATTTTGCCCCCACGATCTCTTCGTCAACACGAAGAGCGATCTCG GACCTTGCCCTAAAATCCATGATTTGAAGCTCAAGGAaag TTTTGAGAAGTCCCCTAGACATGATATGTACGTCCCAAGATTCGAAGCAGATCTCGCCCAATTTTGTGAGAGACTG GTGACAGACTTGGACAGGAAAGTCAGGCGTGGTCGTGAACGGCTAGCCCAAGATGTAGAAGTAACGCCTCCTGCAATCCCAGCTGAGAAATCGGAGCAGCTCTTGGTGCTAGAAGAAAAAATCAAGAAACTATTGGAGCAAGTTGAGACACTTGGTGAAGCTGGAAAAGTTGATGAAGCTGAGGCTCTTATGAGGAAG GTGGATATGCTAAACGCTGAGAAGACAGCGTTAACCCTGCAATCAAATGACAAAACGATGATTCTTCCCCAGGAGAAGAAGATGGCACTTTGTGAGATATGTGGCTCCTTTCTAGTGGCTAACGATGCGGCTGAGAGGACACAATCTCATGTAACTGGAAAACAGCATATTGGTTATGGAATGGTGAGAGATTTTCTGAATGAGTTTAAG GCTGCAAAGGAGAAGgcgagagaagaagagaggctGACAAAGGAGAAAGAGATGGAAGAAcgaagaaagaggaaagaaaaggaatatgaGAACAGAGGTACAGAAAGGTCTGGAGAGCGTGATCGTGAGCATGACCGTTACAAAGACCGAGGTTCTGAGAGAGAAAGTTCTCGAGAACGGAGCGGAACAGGAGGCAGGGATGGTGGGAGGGGGTCAGATTATAGGCATGATTATAACAGAAATGGCAGAGATTCCAGGAGGGAGAGATACAGAAACCGCAGTGAAGATGTGCCACGGGATAGAGTCCGCGAAAGGAGCAGATCCCGCTCTCCAATCAGGCATGGTTATAGGAG CTACGTTGAAATCACATGGTCTTCTTATTAG